A genomic stretch from Aedes albopictus strain Foshan chromosome 2, AalbF5, whole genome shotgun sequence includes:
- the LOC109413981 gene encoding clavesin-2: MADSSDKNGNIFSTAEDHMFGFPGLEDRLKRMATKELKESEFIRKQSLEQMRDWIAKNRRIKNCRTDDRFLLRFLRVRKFSVVKACETLEKYLVMRQTYPKWCKNLDPLDETLQEALDYCALVPVGRDSEGRLVIVGVVRNFDAQKYKSEHMIRLSMIVTESLIDDEANQIAGFTHVFDNSDMTLAHVTCWSLENVSGYLRSVMNAVPIRLKQNHFVNVPPFAAWVTKYCMSVASEKLKSRIHCHASLGELKENFDVKLLPLEYGGHVPLAELNDRFKKYLLGKREMLLALDEMEIQLTGRTETVNGGVDIVDAGAIGSFRKLQID, encoded by the exons ATGGCAGACTCCAGTGATAAAAACGGGAACATATTTTCGACTGCTGAAGATCATATGTTCGGTTTTCCAGGATTGGAAGATCGTTTAAAACGTATGGCTACCAAAGAATTGAAGGAAAGTGAGTTTATTCGGAAACAATCTTTGGAGCAGATGCGAGACTGGATTGCCAAGAACCGGAGGATCAAGAATTGCCGAACTGATGATCGCTTTTTACTGCGATTTCTACGAGTCAGAAAGTTCTCGGTAGTGAAAGCGTGTGAAACGCTAGAAAAATATTTAGTAATGCGTCAGACGTATCCGAAGTGGTGCAAGAATCTCGATCCTCTAGATGAAACCCTCCAAGAGGCGCTGGACTACTGTGCCCTGGTTCCGGTCGGTCGTGACAGCGAAGGTCGATTAGTGATCGTGGGAGTCGTTCGTAACTTCGACGCCCAAAAATACAAGTCAGAACACATGATTCGTCTCAGTATGATCGTTACGGAGTCGCTCATCGATGACGAGGCCAATCAGATTGCCGGCTTCACGCACGTGTTCGATAATTCCGACATGACTTTAGCCCATGTCACCTGTTGGTCTTTGGAGAACGTCTCTGGCTATCTACGCAGCGTAATGAACGCCGTTCCGATCCGATTGAAGCAGAATCACTTCGTCAACGTTCCGCCCTTTGCGGCCTGGGTGACCAAATACTGCATGTCGGTTGCAAGCGAAAAGCTCAAGTCACGAATTCAT TGTCATGCCAGCTTGGGGGAGTTAAAAGAAAACTTCGATGTGAAGCTGTTGCCACTAGAATACGGAGGGCATGTGCCACTGGCTGAGCTGAACGATCGATTCAAAAAGTATTTGCTCGGGAAGCGAGAAATGCTACTGGCCCTGGATGAGATGGAAATACAGCTGACTGGCCGAACGGAGACGGTAAACGGTGGTGTGGACATTGTGGATGCTGGCGCAATTGGAAGCTTTAGAAAGTTGCAAATCGATTGA